In Bacteroidota bacterium, a single window of DNA contains:
- a CDS encoding M43 family zinc metalloprotease, whose product MTKNKVLYSAIALLFFSLTNFNISAQQCGTDIKFDEWKKNNVNWQEQVKADYNNHNVERRTGKYIIPVVFHIIHTNGPENISNAQIYDAIRILNLDFNKQNTDWQNVRNTPSAPFLPLVADMEIEFQLAKRDPQGNCTNGIERIASPLHIDAEDNVKQLSKWPVNRYLNIWVVSTISNSDGGGIILGYSNFPWMSKSGDGIVMRSDAVGSIEKANPLYQRALTHEVGHYFGLMHTFQGGCSQSGGGDMVDDTPPVSAQFSNTGCNVTNKSCSQSTYYDQWENFMDYSHGCQSMFSNGQKARALAFLTDNKYDRKNLYTTENLLFTGLMSNNNEKPIAYFGSDVQIVCAGNPVKFFDNSCQGNVNQRMWEFHGGDIQTSNQISPVVTYDEPGDYAVKLTTTNSFGSSTYEVQKYIKVLPKIAKLTGIHESFEDPITFSIEGVFQPTGQGFDTFQKVGVGYFGSQGLRAPITTANTGVRYVIETPALNISNMSGMNPKISFMVGYGRRNSTNNDYIRIYVSEDCGNSWTQKMQRVSAQFSSSNGFVTNFTPSNQGEWKRIVYSLSEYQNLTSLIIRIEVESGGGNPIYIDDINISQYYTSVEGFDNKSQVNIFPNPSNDICNIKLNSSFLNKNTSIKLFDISGREITTLFNAKVGSQNLDFTFNPKQYGLKYGIYFIKIETSEGILTKKMIFAD is encoded by the coding sequence ATGACAAAAAACAAAGTTCTATATTCAGCTATTGCACTTTTATTTTTTTCGCTCACAAACTTTAATATCAGTGCTCAACAATGCGGTACTGATATTAAATTTGATGAATGGAAAAAGAATAACGTAAACTGGCAAGAACAAGTTAAAGCAGATTATAATAATCATAACGTTGAAAGAAGAACCGGGAAATACATTATCCCGGTTGTTTTTCACATCATTCATACAAACGGACCTGAGAATATTTCTAATGCACAGATCTATGATGCAATCAGAATATTAAATTTAGACTTTAATAAACAGAATACAGATTGGCAGAATGTACGAAACACACCCAGTGCTCCCTTCTTACCATTGGTAGCAGATATGGAAATTGAGTTCCAATTAGCAAAGAGAGATCCACAAGGAAATTGCACCAACGGTATCGAGAGAATAGCTTCTCCCTTACATATAGATGCAGAAGACAATGTAAAGCAACTCTCCAAATGGCCTGTCAATCGATATTTGAATATTTGGGTTGTGAGTACAATATCCAATAGCGATGGCGGAGGAATAATACTTGGCTATTCTAACTTTCCTTGGATGTCTAAGTCGGGCGATGGGATTGTGATGCGCTCAGACGCTGTTGGGTCTATTGAAAAAGCTAATCCATTATATCAAAGAGCACTTACACATGAAGTAGGACATTATTTTGGATTAATGCACACTTTCCAAGGAGGATGTAGTCAATCAGGAGGAGGCGACATGGTAGATGACACACCACCCGTTTCCGCTCAGTTTTCTAACACCGGATGTAATGTTACCAATAAGAGTTGCAGTCAAAGCACATACTATGACCAATGGGAAAACTTTATGGATTACTCTCATGGATGCCAATCTATGTTTTCAAACGGTCAAAAAGCACGAGCATTAGCATTTTTAACCGACAACAAATACGATAGGAAGAATTTATATACAACAGAAAACCTATTGTTTACCGGTCTTATGTCTAACAATAATGAGAAGCCAATCGCTTATTTTGGAAGTGATGTACAGATAGTTTGTGCTGGAAACCCTGTCAAGTTTTTTGATAATTCATGTCAAGGAAATGTTAATCAAAGAATGTGGGAATTCCATGGGGGGGATATACAAACTTCTAATCAAATCTCTCCTGTTGTAACGTATGACGAACCCGGTGATTATGCTGTCAAACTTACTACTACCAACAGTTTTGGCTCATCCACTTACGAAGTTCAAAAATATATTAAAGTGCTACCTAAGATTGCCAAACTAACCGGCATTCATGAAAGTTTTGAAGACCCAATTACATTTTCAATTGAAGGTGTATTTCAACCCACAGGTCAAGGATTTGACACATTCCAGAAGGTTGGAGTAGGATATTTTGGATCTCAAGGATTGAGAGCCCCTATTACAACTGCAAATACAGGCGTCCGTTATGTGATAGAGACTCCTGCCTTAAATATTTCAAACATGTCCGGCATGAACCCTAAAATTTCGTTTATGGTTGGCTATGGACGAAGAAATTCAACGAATAATGATTATATCAGAATCTATGTTTCTGAAGATTGCGGTAACTCTTGGACACAGAAAATGCAACGAGTTAGCGCACAATTTTCTTCAAGCAACGGTTTTGTTACAAATTTTACCCCTTCCAACCAAGGTGAGTGGAAAAGAATCGTATATAGCTTATCAGAATATCAAAACCTGACAAGTTTAATAATCAGAATTGAAGTTGAAAGTGGTGGAGGAAATCCAATTTATATTGACGACATAAATATAAGTCAATATTATACCTCTGTTGAAGGATTTGATAATAAGTCACAAGTCAATATTTTCCCCAACCCTAGTAATGATATTTGCAACATAAAATTGAATTCATCATTCCTCAACAAAAACACCTCTATCAAACTTTTTGATATTTCAGGAAGAGAAATCACAACTTTATTTAATGCTAAAGTGGGGAGTCAAAACCTTGACTTTACCTTCAACCCCAAGCAATATGGTTTGAAGTACGGCATTTATTTTATTAAAATTGAAACAAGTGAGGGCATTTTAACTAAAAAAATGATATTTGCCGACTGA
- the nhaD gene encoding sodium:proton antiporter NhaD: MTLTLLVVIIFILGYVAITLEHTIKIDKLVPALLMMVLIWSVITLGLDNLAEWIDSPNEKILDGFAGLVHAQKEQIMGAALLHHFGKTAEILIFLIGAMAIVELIDYFEGFSTVKSFVTTRNKKTLLWIISILAFFLSAIIDNLTATIVLISILRKLLPENKDRIWYASFIIIAANAGGAWSPIGDITTTMLWIGKKVTAVKLMEYLLLPSIISILIPLVIGSFLPAFNGKFDNVHEKPASKYHKIMFFLGLGMIAFVPLFKTITHLPPYIGMMFSFAVVSIAAEYFNFHQKKSSLHILDKAEHHPTPTSRALSWLEIPSVLFFLGILMAVAGLESMGLIHAFGTNVQQMMPDELFVFLLGAASAIIDNVPLVAASMGMFNFPVDEHIWHFIAYAAGTGGSMLIIGSAAGVVAMGMEKISFFWYIKNIAWLALLGYLAGYGFMMLFHSY, encoded by the coding sequence ATGACATTAACTCTTTTAGTTGTAATCATCTTTATTCTTGGTTACGTTGCTATTACCCTGGAACACACCATAAAAATTGACAAATTAGTTCCGGCATTGCTCATGATGGTGCTGATTTGGTCTGTAATCACACTTGGGCTTGACAATCTTGCAGAATGGATCGATTCTCCCAACGAGAAAATTTTGGATGGCTTTGCCGGATTGGTGCATGCACAAAAGGAGCAAATTATGGGGGCTGCCTTACTCCATCACTTTGGGAAGACGGCCGAAATATTGATTTTTTTGATTGGCGCAATGGCTATTGTGGAATTGATTGACTATTTTGAGGGTTTCAGTACAGTTAAGAGCTTTGTAACAACAAGGAATAAGAAAACATTATTATGGATTATTTCAATCTTGGCATTCTTTCTTTCTGCTATTATCGATAATCTAACTGCAACTATTGTTTTGATTTCAATACTCAGAAAACTATTGCCTGAAAATAAAGATAGAATTTGGTACGCAAGTTTTATAATTATTGCTGCAAATGCAGGTGGTGCATGGTCTCCCATCGGAGACATTACTACTACTATGCTTTGGATAGGAAAAAAAGTTACAGCGGTCAAATTGATGGAGTATTTGTTACTCCCCAGTATTATTAGTATTCTTATACCGCTCGTCATAGGAAGTTTCTTACCGGCTTTTAATGGAAAATTTGATAATGTGCATGAAAAACCTGCTTCCAAGTATCATAAAATCATGTTCTTTCTTGGGCTTGGTATGATTGCCTTTGTACCCTTATTTAAAACTATTACTCATTTGCCGCCTTATATTGGTATGATGTTCTCATTCGCAGTAGTGTCTATTGCTGCAGAGTATTTTAATTTTCATCAAAAGAAATCATCGCTTCACATTTTAGATAAGGCGGAACATCATCCAACACCTACATCGCGAGCATTGTCATGGCTCGAAATACCTTCTGTGCTATTTTTTCTGGGCATTTTGATGGCAGTTGCCGGATTAGAATCAATGGGTTTGATTCATGCATTCGGGACTAATGTTCAGCAGATGATGCCTGACGAGTTGTTTGTCTTCTTGCTGGGCGCAGCTTCCGCTATTATTGATAATGTCCCGTTAGTTGCAGCCAGCATGGGAATGTTTAATTTTCCTGTCGATGAACATATTTGGCACTTCATTGCTTATGCAGCCGGAACAGGAGGTAGTATGTTAATCATTGGCTCCGCAGCCGGTGTGGTTGCAATGGGTATGGAAAAAATTTCATTTTTCTGGTATATTAAAAATATTGCTTGGCTGGCATTGTTGGGCTATCTGGCAGGATACGGTTTCATGATGTTGTTTCATAGTTATTAG
- a CDS encoding peptidylprolyl isomerase: MALFIAISAFSQKDEVVFTYGNKSVSYDEFKRGFLKNQSSAKSSYTQQDVNDYLNLYINFKLKVQDAYDRKFDTMPSFKNELAMYRKQIAKPFLTDKSVTEHLMQEAYERMKYEVDASHILIVVKNFDNPLDTLRARKYLDSIRNLIVNGKMDFATAATKFSEDPSAKYNKGELGYFTAFEMVYPFESMAYNTKKGEVSPVFKTDFGYHILKVNDKRPSMGEIKVSHIMIKLNQNATQEEINQAIEKANSIYSRIKSGEKTFEEMVKLYSEDNSSTATGGELGWFKRTSQYPKEFKDVAFDLKNNGDISIPVKTDYGVHIIKRVDLKPLEPYDKMVGTLTQKINRDSRSQQNTMVVYERVSKELKLTELPNVLKKFIKSFSKDTALTQGKWKYSEDKNSGKVLYAFADKNITVADFAKFIEQVQSPAENADKAGLINKYYNEFKVNKLMTYYEENLEDYNPEFKYLLQEYKEGILLFSLMDEVIWTKSMQDSAGLEAFFQKNKDQYRWGDRFDATVFITSNKEIEKKIIAMISKGLSNDSIINLYKKADPLALSIKKGKFSKGEDSFADMLFDKADAKATKGNYFLNVKEGDMIYIVRANQFLPPSFKELDEVRGHVTGNYQNLLEQQWVESLKVKYPVHVNQAVVDRLLTEK, translated from the coding sequence ATGGCATTATTTATTGCCATATCAGCCTTTAGCCAGAAAGATGAAGTTGTGTTTACTTATGGCAACAAGTCCGTATCCTATGATGAATTTAAAAGAGGTTTTTTGAAAAATCAATCATCTGCGAAAAGTTCATATACTCAGCAGGATGTCAATGATTACTTGAATCTTTATATAAATTTCAAATTAAAAGTTCAAGATGCGTATGACAGAAAATTTGATACTATGCCAAGTTTTAAAAATGAACTGGCTATGTACAGAAAACAAATTGCCAAACCTTTTCTGACAGATAAATCTGTTACCGAACATCTAATGCAAGAAGCTTATGAGCGAATGAAATACGAAGTGGATGCTTCCCACATCTTGATTGTGGTTAAAAACTTTGACAATCCTCTCGATACCTTACGAGCGCGCAAATATCTTGACAGTATCCGCAACTTGATAGTAAACGGTAAAATGGATTTTGCGACTGCTGCTACAAAATTCTCTGAAGACCCTTCAGCCAAGTATAACAAAGGAGAGCTGGGATATTTCACCGCTTTTGAAATGGTGTATCCTTTTGAATCAATGGCGTATAACACCAAAAAAGGGGAAGTGAGCCCGGTCTTTAAGACAGATTTCGGATATCATATTCTTAAAGTAAACGATAAGCGCCCTTCTATGGGAGAGATTAAAGTATCTCATATCATGATTAAACTGAATCAAAATGCAACCCAAGAGGAGATAAATCAAGCGATTGAAAAAGCCAACAGTATTTATAGCAGAATTAAATCTGGTGAAAAGACTTTTGAGGAAATGGTTAAACTGTATTCGGAAGACAATAGTTCAACCGCTACAGGTGGGGAGTTAGGTTGGTTTAAGCGTACCAGCCAATATCCTAAAGAATTCAAAGATGTGGCATTTGATTTAAAGAACAATGGAGATATTTCTATTCCCGTTAAGACAGATTATGGAGTGCATATTATCAAAAGGGTTGATTTGAAACCCTTAGAACCTTATGATAAAATGGTGGGTACTTTGACCCAGAAAATTAATCGAGATTCGCGTTCTCAGCAAAACACCATGGTTGTGTATGAAAGGGTAAGTAAAGAACTCAAATTGACGGAATTACCCAATGTGTTAAAGAAATTTATTAAAAGTTTTTCTAAGGACACCGCTTTAACACAAGGTAAGTGGAAATATTCAGAAGATAAGAACTCCGGCAAAGTGTTGTATGCTTTTGCCGATAAAAATATAACAGTAGCTGATTTTGCTAAATTTATAGAACAAGTACAAAGTCCGGCTGAAAATGCAGATAAGGCGGGTCTTATCAACAAATATTATAATGAATTCAAGGTAAACAAGTTAATGACCTATTATGAAGAAAATTTAGAAGATTATAACCCTGAATTCAAGTATTTGCTTCAAGAGTATAAAGAAGGAATTCTTCTATTTAGTCTGATGGATGAAGTTATTTGGACTAAGAGTATGCAGGATTCAGCCGGTCTGGAAGCGTTTTTCCAAAAAAACAAAGACCAATACCGTTGGGGTGATAGATTTGACGCAACTGTTTTTATTACTTCCAACAAAGAGATAGAAAAGAAAATCATCGCGATGATTAGCAAAGGCTTGTCTAATGACAGTATTATTAATCTGTATAAAAAGGCAGATCCGCTGGCACTTAGTATTAAGAAAGGTAAATTCAGCAAAGGAGAAGACAGTTTTGCTGATATGCTTTTTGACAAAGCAGATGCGAAGGCAACGAAAGGCAATTATTTTCTCAATGTAAAAGAAGGCGACATGATATATATTGTTCGAGCAAATCAATTCTTGCCACCATCTTTTAAAGAACTTGATGAAGTGAGAGGACATGTTACCGGCAATTATCAAAATTTGCTTGAACAACAATGGGTAGAAAGCCTAAAAGTGAAATATCCCGTTCACGTCAATCAGGCTGTTGTTGACCGTTTGTTAACCGAAAAATAA
- a CDS encoding dicarboxylate/amino acid:cation symporter, translating to MKKIALHWKILIGLTAGIIWAFSSIGLGFNSFTQDWVSPFGIIFLNLLKLIAIPLVMFSIITGIAELSDLTKLGRMGTKALIIFGLTTFIAIFIGLGVVNIFGPGKTIPQEQRVKNRITYELWTQNTPDILPVDERKLMQDPKYSEIVNQISKSNIENATNQKLEDKIQVAKYTKKQSPLTFLVDIVPDNIVNSLSNNTLLLQIIFFSVLFGIAIKKIPSEYSERLTFFFGGLNHVYLKMVDIVMWSSPFFVFSLMAGNLTEMAANMQELIEILSVLFKYSLVLVCGLAIMLFIIYPSLYAFFGYQKDESTSFITRYIYFFKSMSPAQLLAFSTSSSAATLPVTIECVNKNLNISKETTSFILPIGAIVNMDGTALYQAVAIVFLAQLHWIDLTIAQQITIVLTTALASIGAASIPGSGLIMLIMVLQSVHLNPAWIAIILPIDRILDMCRTVVNVSGDSVTASIVEKFEQKTNKICRS from the coding sequence TTGAAAAAAATTGCACTTCATTGGAAAATTCTTATTGGGCTAACAGCAGGAATTATTTGGGCATTTTCATCCATTGGCTTGGGATTTAACTCATTCACTCAAGATTGGGTATCTCCATTTGGAATCATCTTTTTAAACCTTTTAAAATTAATTGCCATTCCTTTGGTTATGTTCTCCATTATAACCGGAATTGCTGAACTATCTGATTTAACCAAACTCGGCAGAATGGGAACCAAAGCGCTCATTATTTTTGGATTAACAACTTTTATAGCAATTTTTATTGGCTTGGGCGTAGTAAATATATTTGGTCCCGGTAAGACAATTCCACAAGAGCAAAGAGTCAAAAATAGAATCACTTATGAACTATGGACACAAAACACCCCTGACATACTTCCGGTTGACGAACGCAAACTGATGCAAGACCCAAAGTATTCAGAAATTGTTAATCAAATTTCCAAAAGCAACATTGAGAATGCAACCAATCAAAAATTAGAGGATAAAATACAAGTAGCAAAATACACAAAAAAACAATCCCCTCTAACATTCCTTGTGGATATAGTTCCTGACAATATTGTCAATTCTCTATCTAATAACACACTCCTTCTTCAGATTATTTTCTTTTCAGTCCTATTTGGAATTGCCATCAAAAAAATACCTTCTGAATACAGTGAACGACTCACTTTCTTTTTTGGGGGATTAAACCATGTGTATTTAAAAATGGTTGACATTGTCATGTGGTCATCACCATTTTTTGTTTTTAGTTTGATGGCAGGGAATTTGACTGAAATGGCTGCAAACATGCAAGAACTCATTGAGATTCTTTCTGTTTTATTCAAATACAGCTTGGTATTAGTTTGCGGATTAGCAATAATGCTATTTATCATCTACCCAAGTTTATATGCATTTTTCGGTTATCAAAAAGACGAAAGTACAAGCTTTATTACACGTTATATATACTTCTTTAAATCCATGAGCCCCGCTCAATTGCTGGCATTTTCGACTAGTTCAAGTGCGGCAACACTACCGGTTACTATTGAATGTGTTAACAAAAATCTCAATATTTCAAAAGAAACCACAAGTTTCATACTTCCAATCGGAGCCATTGTCAATATGGATGGCACAGCGTTATATCAAGCTGTTGCTATTGTTTTTCTGGCACAGTTGCATTGGATAGACTTAACGATAGCTCAACAAATTACAATTGTTCTCACAACTGCATTAGCTTCCATAGGTGCAGCTTCCATACCCGGTTCCGGTCTGATTATGTTGATTATGGTGCTTCAATCAGTTCATCTCAATCCTGCATGGATAGCAATTATTCTCCCGATTGACAGAATTTTAGATATGTGCAGAACTGTTGTCAATGTTTCAGGCGACTCAGTTACCGCTTCCATAGTTGAAAAATTTGAACAAAAAACAAATAAAATATGCCGTTCGTAA
- the nhaD gene encoding sodium:proton antiporter NhaD, giving the protein MSLLVVIFFVIGYIAITLEHKLKIDKLIPALLMMVLIWSVITLGLDNLAEWFDSPNEKILDGFVGLVHAQKEQIVGAALLHHFGETAEILIFLIGAMAIIELIDYFDGFSSVKTLISTRNKRTLLWIISILAFCLSSIIDNLTTTIVLISILRKLLPENKDRIWYVGFIIIAANAGGAWPPIGDVTSTMLWIGKKVSAGKLMEYLFIPSLLCIIVPLILGNFLPAFNGTFENVQEKSVSKFRKPMLILGLGMIVFVPVFKSLTHLPPYIGMMFSFAVVAIAAEYFNKIQKKSSLHILDKAEHHQTPTARALSRIEIPSVLFFLGILMAVAGLESMGLIHTFGSHVQKTMPNELFVFLLGAASAIIDNVPLVAASMGMFNFPMDEHIWHFISFAAGIGGSMLIIGSAAGVVAMGMEKISFFWFMKNITWLALLGYLTGYGFMLLMHSY; this is encoded by the coding sequence TTGTCTCTTCTTGTTGTAATCTTCTTCGTGATCGGCTACATTGCTATTACTTTAGAACACAAACTCAAAATTGACAAATTGATTCCGGCATTACTCATGATGGTGCTGATTTGGTCTGTCATCACACTTGGGCTTGACAATCTTGCAGAATGGTTTGATTCTCCCAACGAGAAAATTTTGGATGGGTTTGTGGGATTGGTGCATGCGCAAAAGGAACAAATTGTGGGGGCTGCCTTACTTCATCATTTTGGGGAGACAGCAGAAATATTAATTTTCTTGATTGGGGCAATGGCTATTATAGAATTGATTGATTATTTTGATGGTTTCAGTTCGGTAAAAACTTTAATATCAACAAGAAATAAGAGGACTTTATTATGGATTATTTCGATTTTAGCATTTTGTCTTTCTTCCATTATTGATAATTTAACCACCACTATAGTTTTAATCTCAATCCTCAGAAAATTATTGCCGGAGAATAAAGATAGAATCTGGTATGTCGGGTTTATTATTATAGCTGCAAATGCAGGAGGAGCGTGGCCTCCCATTGGCGATGTTACTTCGACTATGCTTTGGATAGGGAAAAAAGTTAGTGCAGGGAAACTGATGGAGTATCTTTTCATCCCCAGTTTATTATGCATCATTGTGCCTCTCATACTTGGCAACTTCTTGCCGGCTTTTAATGGGACTTTTGAGAATGTACAAGAAAAGTCTGTTTCAAAGTTCCGCAAACCAATGCTTATATTAGGTCTTGGAATGATTGTCTTTGTTCCTGTCTTTAAATCTCTTACTCATTTACCACCGTATATTGGAATGATGTTTTCGTTTGCTGTCGTTGCCATTGCAGCAGAATATTTTAATAAAATTCAAAAAAAATCATCATTGCATATATTAGATAAGGCAGAGCATCACCAAACACCAACAGCACGCGCATTGTCAAGAATTGAAATACCTTCCGTGCTTTTCTTTCTGGGTATTTTGATGGCAGTTGCCGGATTAGAATCAATGGGATTGATTCATACTTTTGGGTCTCATGTTCAAAAGACGATGCCTAACGAGTTGTTTGTCTTCTTGCTGGGAGCAGCATCGGCTATTATTGATAATGTTCCGTTAGTTGCAGCCAGCATGGGAATGTTTAACTTCCCGATGGATGAACATATTTGGCACTTTATTTCATTTGCCGCAGGAATAGGAGGTAGTATGTTGATAATAGGCTCAGCAGCAGGAGTAGTAGCTATGGGTATGGAAAAAATTTCATTTTTCTGGTTTATGAAAAACATTACTTGGTTAGCATTGCTGGGATATTTGACAGGATACGGCTTCATGCTGTTGATGCATAGTTACTAA
- a CDS encoding zinc-dependent metalloprotease has product MITKIITLKSILLASVATVFFNYSNAQSNNICGSDQVIEQWRRDNPTTFNDAETAGAVSNTRRTKITIPVVFHVLHSNGPENIPDARFFDQIKILNEDYSATNPDVGNVRNSLHAPFAALVADFEIEFVLAKRDPNGKCTNGINRIYTNIHSNARDNVKEIVLWDPSHYLNIWVVSSINSSGAKGTVLGFANFPWMSPKKDGIVVIASEIGYSGNDKGRTLTHEIGHWLGLLHTFQGGCTYPNDRVEDTPLVKEEFTNTSCPPTGNSCAVDAKNNPLDTLYDQWENYMDYSHGCQVMFTIGQKERVEFYLTSKEYNRYKLFTEENLAFTGITGSSTKPIATFNADKRVICAGSQVKFTQVTCAGINTTSRTWTFEGADNTTSSDLSPTVTYSTPGKYAVKLKVTNSSGEDEYEIKEYIQVNPLQTAQNGFFEGFEEPKQNSFASSGLYQVTGPGFYPFNVLKDVSYAGKYSIMAPINTFNFAYRFGVETPGLDMTKIQGDPIISFMVSHARRNDTIQDVIKIFVSQDCGGTWQQVSQKNSAIIKTFNGFGTGYVPQTPEDWKRVDYTLTAYKNAPNLKIRIVVESGGGNPIYIDNINLSQYYTSIPTIDQPLDAVIYPNPSNGNFTIQMASLQTNNHTKIAIVDINGKEVALLQNNIIQGQNLSLDVNPKDYNMTQGIYFIKIETNDGVVTKKFILTD; this is encoded by the coding sequence ATGATCACTAAGATAATTACCTTAAAATCCATTTTGTTAGCATCAGTAGCTACTGTATTCTTCAATTACTCAAACGCACAATCTAATAATATCTGCGGCTCCGATCAGGTTATTGAGCAATGGAGAAGAGATAATCCGACCACTTTTAATGATGCAGAGACTGCCGGTGCTGTCTCAAACACCAGAAGAACAAAAATTACAATCCCTGTTGTATTTCATGTCTTACATTCCAATGGACCTGAAAACATTCCGGATGCACGTTTCTTTGATCAGATAAAAATTCTAAATGAAGATTATAGTGCTACAAATCCTGATGTGGGTAATGTTAGAAACTCGCTTCACGCACCTTTTGCTGCATTGGTTGCAGATTTTGAAATAGAATTTGTGTTGGCAAAAAGAGACCCAAATGGAAAATGCACTAACGGTATCAACCGTATTTATACTAATATCCACTCCAATGCAAGGGACAATGTTAAAGAAATCGTACTATGGGATCCCAGCCATTACTTAAATATTTGGGTAGTAAGTTCTATTAATTCATCAGGTGCAAAAGGCACTGTTTTGGGATTTGCAAATTTCCCTTGGATGAGCCCTAAAAAAGACGGAATTGTAGTGATTGCAAGCGAAATTGGGTATAGTGGCAACGACAAAGGTCGAACACTCACACACGAAATCGGACATTGGTTAGGTCTCCTTCATACATTCCAAGGGGGCTGTACATACCCTAATGATAGAGTAGAAGACACTCCATTAGTAAAAGAAGAATTCACAAACACATCCTGTCCTCCAACAGGAAATAGTTGCGCTGTGGACGCTAAAAACAATCCTCTTGACACTCTCTATGATCAATGGGAAAACTACATGGATTATTCTCACGGATGTCAGGTTATGTTTACCATAGGCCAAAAAGAAAGAGTGGAATTCTATTTAACAAGCAAAGAATACAACCGATATAAGTTATTCACTGAAGAGAATCTTGCCTTTACAGGCATTACAGGTTCTTCTACCAAACCTATCGCTACTTTCAATGCTGACAAAAGAGTAATCTGTGCCGGCAGTCAAGTCAAATTCACTCAAGTTACTTGTGCGGGCATTAATACAACAAGCAGGACATGGACTTTCGAAGGCGCTGACAATACTACATCATCAGACCTAAGCCCCACTGTTACTTACTCTACACCCGGCAAATACGCTGTAAAACTCAAAGTTACTAATAGCTCCGGTGAAGATGAGTATGAAATCAAAGAATATATCCAGGTAAATCCGTTACAAACTGCACAAAATGGTTTCTTTGAAGGATTTGAAGAACCCAAGCAAAATTCTTTTGCAAGCTCCGGACTATATCAAGTTACCGGTCCGGGATTCTATCCGTTTAATGTACTCAAAGATGTAAGCTATGCCGGTAAATACAGCATCATGGCTCCTATTAATACTTTTAACTTTGCATACAGATTTGGAGTAGAAACACCAGGACTTGATATGACTAAAATTCAAGGAGATCCAATTATTTCCTTTATGGTTAGTCATGCTCGAAGAAATGACACAATACAAGATGTTATAAAAATATTTGTTTCACAAGATTGTGGTGGTACATGGCAACAAGTTTCGCAAAAAAACAGTGCCATCATCAAAACTTTTAATGGCTTTGGAACCGGTTATGTTCCGCAAACACCCGAAGATTGGAAACGCGTTGATTACACCTTGACTGCTTATAAGAATGCACCCAACCTCAAAATTAGAATTGTAGTTGAAAGCGGTGGCGGAAACCCAATCTATATTGACAACATTAACCTTAGTCAATATTATACTTCAATCCCCACTATTGACCAACCTCTTGATGCTGTGATTTACCCAAACCCAAGCAATGGAAACTTTACAATACAAATGGCTTCACTTCAAACAAATAATCATACCAAGATTGCAATTGTTGACATTAATGGAAAAGAGGTCGCATTGCTTCAAAACAACATTATACAAGGGCAAAATCTTTCTTTGGATGTTAACCCCAAGGATTACAATATGACACAAGGTATTTATTTTATTAAAATTGAAACCAATGACGGGGTAGTTACCAAAAAATTCATCTTAACTGACTAA